A window of Apium graveolens cultivar Ventura chromosome 8, ASM990537v1, whole genome shotgun sequence contains these coding sequences:
- the LOC141679598 gene encoding uncharacterized protein LOC141679598 — translation MVQIEELQLKKIHGRSRVAVTRSTGVAACAIRGQTLHSFAGVGLGDGDCQLLIDNIVGNRDAYRRWNKVKALVVDEISMIDAMFLDRLEYVTRELPLVNSKCLEVEECVFEAECWDQSFDVQFELTAVFRQSDAQLIKFLQEPDPSIARFFSRNDDVCKVNKNHLKSLSKEIYVFRALHEGAGKWKKQLKHVTAPDELEICIGARVMLTKNLDPQRKFVNGATVHGDWIIEPEEWVVMDGELGVARRKQMPLMLSWALSIHKCQGMTLDLIYTDLSHAFGYGMVYVALSRVRSLDGLHISGFTPSKIKAHRKVLQFYKRFKKEEDGIVRL, via the exons ATGGTCCAAATTGAGGAGCTTCAG TTAAAGAAAATTCATGGCCGGTCTCGTGTTGCTGTTACGCGGTCTACTGGAGTGGCCGCGTGTGCCATTCGTGGCCAGACCCTTCATTCTTTTGCGGGGGTTGGGTTGGGTGATGGTGATTGTCAGTTGTTGATTGATAATATTGTTGGTAATAGAGATGCGTACAGGAGGTGGAATAAAGTTAAGGCTTTGGTTGTCGATGAAATTAGTATGATTGATGCTATGTTTCTTGACAGGCTTGAATATGTTACTAGAGAG TTGCCACTAGTTAATAGTAAGTGTTTGGAGGTGGAAGAGTGTGTGTTTGAAGCCGAATGCTGGGATCAGAGCTTTGATGTGCAATTTGAGCTGACCGCTGTTTTTAGGCAGTCGGATGCTCAACTTATAAAGTTTCTACAGG AGCCAGATCCGTCTATTGCCCGTTTCTTTTCGAGGAATGACGATGTATGTAAGGTGAACAAGAACCATTTAAAAAGCTTAAGTAAGGAAATTTATGTATTTCGTGCTCTTCATGAGGGTGCTGGCAAATGGAAGAAACAGCTTAAACATGTAACTGCACCGGATGAGCTTGAAATCTGTATAGGTGCGAGGGTGATGTTAACTAAGAATCTTGACCCTCAAAGGAAATTTGTTAACGGTGCCACTG TACATGGTGATTGGATCATTGAACCAGAAGAATGGGTTGTGATGGACGGAGAGCTAGGTGTTGCTAGAAGAAAGCAAATGCCCCTCATGCTGTCATGGGCTTTAAGCATTCACAAGTGTCAGGGCATGACCCTCGACCTCATTTATACTGATCTTTCTCATGCATTTGGTTATGGGATGGTCTATGTAGCACTTTCACGAGTCAGAAGTTTAGATGGCCTTCATATATCTGGTTTCACTCCTTCAAAGATCAAGGCACACCGAAAAGTGTTACAGTTCTATAAAAGGTTTAAAAAAGAGGAAGATGGGATTGTCAGACTCTAG